GAAAAAATATCCGTCCGCGGGTCCGGGGGGATCCCTTCCACCTGTTCGGGGCTCATGTAGGGAGCCGTCCCCAGGATCACGCCCTCTCTCGTCTTCTCGTCCATCAGGGTGGGAGAATGAGTCAGGTCCGAGGGTTCGGAACTCTCGGCGATCGCCTTGGCCAGACCGAAGTCCAGAACCTTGACCCGATCGTCGGGCGTAATCATCACGTTGGCCGGCTTCAGGTCCCGGTGGATGACCCCTTTTTCGTGGGCGGCCTCCACGCCTCGCGCAATTTCCACCGCGTAACCCACGGCTTTCTTCAAGGGCAGAGCACCTTCTGCCAGGAGCTCCGCCAACGTCTGCCCATCCACCAGCTCCAGAATGAAGAACTTCCGGTCGTTCGCCTCCTCGAATCCGTAGATGGCGGCGATATTGGAGTGGTTGAGCGATGCCAGAACCCGCGCTTCCCGCTGGAATCGGGACAGGCGATCCGAGTGCTCGGCGTAGCCCGGAGGGAGGACTTTGATGGCGACTTGCCGGTTCAGGCGCGTATCCCGGGCGCGGTAGACCTCGCCCATTCCCCCTGCCCCGAGAGGTCCGATGATCTCGTAACTGCCGAGCAGATCGTCAGGCATTTCCGGCGTCCAGCCTCTCCACCACCAGAACCGTGAGATCGTCGTAGGCCGAGGCGTTACCCATGAAACCCTGGACGGCTGCCAGGATGGCCTCCTGGACCGCGGCCCCGCCGGACGCCGCCGATTCTCGGACAACGTCCTTCAGACGCGCTTCGCCGAACATCTCCCCATTCGGATCCATGGCCTCGGTCACCCCATCCGAATATACGACGAGAATGTCTCCGGCGTTCAGGCGAAAGGCAACAGACTCGTAGGTGACGTTTTCGAAGGCGCCCAGAATCATGCCGCACGGATTGAGCTCCTCGATCCCGCCCGTCGACGCCCGGCAGACGTATGCGGGATTGTGACCGGCGCTCACGTACTCCCCCTCGCCCGACGGATTGACCCGGAAGAGAAACAGGGTGACGAAACGGTTGCTCGGAGTCTTCCGGAAGAGGTGGTCGTTGGCTCTGCTGACAGCCTCCCCCAAGGACAAACTGGCGCCGAATCCAACCTCCAGAACCCCTTGGAGAAAAGAGCTCAACAGCGCCGCGGGGACGCCCTTGCCCGACACGTCCGCCAGGACGCCGGTCAGGTCATCGCTTTCGGAATCGAGAAAGTCATAGTAGTCGCCCCCCACGTAACGCGTCGGAGTGCTGGAGGCATGGACGCTGAAGGACGGGGAATGGGGAAGGTCCTGCGGCAGAAGAGCGCGTTGCGTCGCCTGGGCCAGGGACAGTTCCTGTTGGACCCGCTTCCGCTCCTCCAGGCTCTGGATCAGTTCCAGCTTTTCGAAGACGTTCGAGGCCTCCAGGGCCAGCCGGCTCAGGATCTTCTGATCCAGGCCGCTGAGCATGTGCATGGCCTTCCGGCTGTCCAGGTAGAGGATGCCCCGGACCGCCGGCCGGTCGCCGTCGCCGGAGATCCACTTAAGGGGCATGCAGGCCACGGCTCGAAGCCGCATGTTGACGATGCTCTCCTGGGCGGCGAACTGCTGGTCGATGCCCTCGGTCATCAGCAGCGGCTCCCCTTGTTTAGCCACCTGCTCGACCACCGTATGGCTGGTTTTGAACTCGTTCTCGGAAAGGTGATCGCCCCCGTGGTCCATCCCCACCACGTATTCGAAGTTCTGCCCCGAGAAGGTCAGCAGAAATCCCCGCTCCGCGCCGCTCACCCGCAACGCCGACTCCAGCAGTTGACCCAACATCCGGTCCGCCGAGAACGTCTGGCCCCATTGATATTGGAAATCCAGGATGTGGGAGATCTTCTCCAACTCCGAGGCAACCGACGCAACGGGGGGAAGGACCGACGAAAGCTGCAGGACGGACTCCTCCAGGTTCAGGGTCCGGTTCCCGGCCTGTTCCACCAGTCCCGTGTAATGGAACTCGCTGTGACCGGGTCCCATCCGGATCTTGTCACCGGCCTCCAGGAGCCGTTCCCGGACACGGTTCCCATTGACGAAGGTCCCGTGGGTGCTGTCCAGATCGATGACCTTGTAGACCCGGTCCTGCTGCTGCAACCGGGCGTGGCGCCGCGAGACGTAGGGATCGGTCAGAACGATGTCCGAATCGGATCTGCGGCCGATGAACAGCTCCTTCTTCCGCAACTCCATCCGGCAGGGCCGGCCGCCCTGCCGCCATTCCAGGTAATGAGCGTCCATTTCTTCTCTCACGGCCACCGGCGGCAAGAATCCCCTCTCGGAATTCAACCGGTGCTCCCATCTTGGCGGACCGCGCCGGTCATCGTTCGGATACGGGTTCGTATGG
This window of the Acidobacteriota bacterium genome carries:
- a CDS encoding SpoIIE family protein phosphatase, whose protein sequence is MDAHYLEWRQGGRPCRMELRKKELFIGRRSDSDIVLTDPYVSRRHARLQQQDRVYKVIDLDSTHGTFVNGNRVRERLLEAGDKIRMGPGHSEFHYTGLVEQAGNRTLNLEESVLQLSSVLPPVASVASELEKISHILDFQYQWGQTFSADRMLGQLLESALRVSGAERGFLLTFSGQNFEYVVGMDHGGDHLSENEFKTSHTVVEQVAKQGEPLLMTEGIDQQFAAQESIVNMRLRAVACMPLKWISGDGDRPAVRGILYLDSRKAMHMLSGLDQKILSRLALEASNVFEKLELIQSLEERKRVQQELSLAQATQRALLPQDLPHSPSFSVHASSTPTRYVGGDYYDFLDSESDDLTGVLADVSGKGVPAALLSSFLQGVLEVGFGASLSLGEAVSRANDHLFRKTPSNRFVTLFLFRVNPSGEGEYVSAGHNPAYVCRASTGGIEELNPCGMILGAFENVTYESVAFRLNAGDILVVYSDGVTEAMDPNGEMFGEARLKDVVRESAASGGAAVQEAILAAVQGFMGNASAYDDLTVLVVERLDAGNA